Within the Syntrophorhabdales bacterium genome, the region GGTGTTCCAACACAATGTCATTCGTATAGCCGCTCATGAAGAGCGTCTTGAGACCCGGACTTATGCCGGTGAGGTCCCTATAGACTTCTTGGCCGTTCTTGTACGGCATAATCACATCCAGAATCGCAAGATCGATGGCACTCTTGTGATCGGCAAACTGGCGAACAGCCTCGTTTCCGTCCGCGGCTTCAATTATGGCGTAGCCCCGCTCTCGCAAGATGAGGCTGATCATTTTTCTCACCGCAGGGTCATCTTCCGCGAGCAGGATCGTTTCAGTCCCACGGTAAGACTTTAGGGATCTGGCCTCTCTCTCCAAGTGTTTTTCTTTATGGGCGAGCGGCCGACTAAAATCACAGGTGGTTCCCTGGCCCAAGATTTCCATCTTTGTACTCCTCTCGCTATTCCCGAGAATCATACGGGTGGCAGCAGCCGCATTTATTTCACGTTGCAAAAAAGCGTGATTGGAAGTTTTCATGGTTGTGCTCCTCTCCCGCAGTTGCGGCAAGCGCGTAACAGCGTTTCTTGTCATGAAGCTTTTGCCAATGTCCTATTTACGTCCGGCATCGAGTCCATGGCCTGGATATCAGCTCCCTTTGATATGCAGCTCAGCGTCTTTGTGTGCGCCACGAATAGAGTAGGCTCGTCCATCTT harbors:
- a CDS encoding response regulator; the protein is MEILGQGTTCDFSRPLAHKEKHLEREARSLKSYRGTETILLAEDDPAVRKMISLILRERGYAIIEAADGNEAVRQFADHKSAIDLAILDVIMPYKNGQEVYRDLTGISPGLKTLFMSGYTNDIVLEHRGTPDDRVGFIAKPMMLNELLQKVRQILDTPRSL